The following proteins come from a genomic window of Amaranthus tricolor cultivar Red isolate AtriRed21 chromosome 14, ASM2621246v1, whole genome shotgun sequence:
- the LOC130799671 gene encoding hsp70 nucleotide exchange factor FES1-like isoform X2: MRVLRLSLIVLLAFLISVSIAWASEDRVNKSISGLVWSTGKEGGLFGKSHSEEPVDLNDNDELDGGFSSLDGMLQWAIGHSDPAKLKDAAKSMQRLSDDELKQRQIEIQDLMEKLRMPSDAELMKVAIDDLNNISISLEDRLRALEELLVLVEPIDNANDLNKLGGVAAVISQLDNLDLDVRKLAAWVIGKASQNNPVVQNQVLELRTLAKLMKMVRSDVVEEATKALYAVSALIRNNFDGQKIFYAEAGDLMLKDILSNSTFDIRLRRKCVSLVGDLAECQLENTDKSELPFFSDHSFLKAIVDLALSDDLELQEKSLATIKILLQLRTTDASTFKDSCALDNALEKMRMQLRQLMEEEDQREYAMDVEILRREVELIFYKKLENGL; the protein is encoded by the exons ATTGAGGTTGAGCCTTATTGTGCTCCTAGCATTCCTTATATCAGTTTCTATAGCTTGGGCAAGTGAGGATCGGGTTAACAAGTCAATTTCAGGGTTAGTTTGGTCAACTGGTAAAGAAGGAGGCCTGTTCGGGAAGTCACATTCCGAAGAACCTGTGGATTTGAATGATAATGACGAGCTTGATGGTGGTTTTTCTTCCCTTGATGGGATGCTACAATGGGCAATag GACATTCTGATCCAGCTAAATTGAAGGATGCTGCTAAATCTATGCAACGCCTATCCGATGATGAGCTAAAGCAGCGCCAAATTGAAATCCAG GATTTAATGGAAAAGTTAAGAATGCCTTCAGATGCAGAGTTGATGAAGGTTGCAATAGATGACTTGAATAATATTTCAATCTCTTTAGAAGATCGTCTTCGTGCTCTGGAAGAACTTTTGGTACTTGTTGAACCTATAGATAATGCTAATG ATTTGAACAAACTTGGAGGTGTTGCTGCTGTTATAAGCCAGCTTGACAATCTTGATCTAGATGTAAGGAAACTTGCTGCTTGGGTTATTGGAAAAGCTAGTCAAAACAACCCGGTTGTTCAGAATCAG GTGTTGGAACTTCGTACACTGGCAAAGCTCATGAAGATGGTGAGATCTGATGTTGTAGAAGAGGCCACCAAAGCATTGTACGCAGTTTCTGCCTTAATCAGAAACAATTTTGATGGCCAGAAAATTTTTTATGCCGAAGCTGGAGATTTGATGCTTAAG GATATATTGAGCAACTCAACCTTTGACATTAGACTTCGCCGGAAATGTGTATCTCTTGTCGGTGATCTAGCGGAATGTCAACTAGAAAACACCGATAAATCAGAGCTTCCCTTTTTCAGTGATCATAGTTTTCTGAAGGCAATAGTTGATCTAGCCCTATCAGATGACCTTGAACTCCAGGAAAAG TCACTTGCTACAATAAAGATTTTACTACAACTTCGAACAACCGATGCTTCGACATTTAAAGATTCATGTGCTTTGGACAATGCATTAGAAAAAATGAGAATGCAACTGCGACAGTTGATGGAGGAGGAAGATCAAAGAGAGTACGCGATGGATGTTGAAATACTCCGCCGAGAAGTGGAGCTGATTTTTTACAAGAAGCTTGAGAAT GGATTATAA
- the LOC130799671 gene encoding hsp70 nucleotide exchange factor FES1-like isoform X1 — MRVLRLSLIVLLAFLISVSIAWASEDRVNKSISGLVWSTGKEGGLFGKSHSEEPVDLNDNDELDGGFSSLDGMLQWAIGHSDPAKLKDAAKSMQRLSDDELKQRQIEIQDLMEKLRMPSDAELMKVAIDDLNNISISLEDRLRALEELLVLVEPIDNANDLNKLGGVAAVISQLDNLDLDVRKLAAWVIGKASQNNPVVQNQVLELRTLAKLMKMVRSDVVEEATKALYAVSALIRNNFDGQKIFYAEAGDLMLKDILSNSTFDIRLRRKCVSLVGDLAECQLENTDKSELPFFSDHSFLKAIVDLALSDDLELQEKSLATIKILLQLRTTDASTFKDSCALDNALEKMRMQLRQLMEEEDQREYAMDVEILRREVELIFYKKLENVYHMATFSL; from the exons ATTGAGGTTGAGCCTTATTGTGCTCCTAGCATTCCTTATATCAGTTTCTATAGCTTGGGCAAGTGAGGATCGGGTTAACAAGTCAATTTCAGGGTTAGTTTGGTCAACTGGTAAAGAAGGAGGCCTGTTCGGGAAGTCACATTCCGAAGAACCTGTGGATTTGAATGATAATGACGAGCTTGATGGTGGTTTTTCTTCCCTTGATGGGATGCTACAATGGGCAATag GACATTCTGATCCAGCTAAATTGAAGGATGCTGCTAAATCTATGCAACGCCTATCCGATGATGAGCTAAAGCAGCGCCAAATTGAAATCCAG GATTTAATGGAAAAGTTAAGAATGCCTTCAGATGCAGAGTTGATGAAGGTTGCAATAGATGACTTGAATAATATTTCAATCTCTTTAGAAGATCGTCTTCGTGCTCTGGAAGAACTTTTGGTACTTGTTGAACCTATAGATAATGCTAATG ATTTGAACAAACTTGGAGGTGTTGCTGCTGTTATAAGCCAGCTTGACAATCTTGATCTAGATGTAAGGAAACTTGCTGCTTGGGTTATTGGAAAAGCTAGTCAAAACAACCCGGTTGTTCAGAATCAG GTGTTGGAACTTCGTACACTGGCAAAGCTCATGAAGATGGTGAGATCTGATGTTGTAGAAGAGGCCACCAAAGCATTGTACGCAGTTTCTGCCTTAATCAGAAACAATTTTGATGGCCAGAAAATTTTTTATGCCGAAGCTGGAGATTTGATGCTTAAG GATATATTGAGCAACTCAACCTTTGACATTAGACTTCGCCGGAAATGTGTATCTCTTGTCGGTGATCTAGCGGAATGTCAACTAGAAAACACCGATAAATCAGAGCTTCCCTTTTTCAGTGATCATAGTTTTCTGAAGGCAATAGTTGATCTAGCCCTATCAGATGACCTTGAACTCCAGGAAAAG TCACTTGCTACAATAAAGATTTTACTACAACTTCGAACAACCGATGCTTCGACATTTAAAGATTCATGTGCTTTGGACAATGCATTAGAAAAAATGAGAATGCAACTGCGACAGTTGATGGAGGAGGAAGATCAAAGAGAGTACGCGATGGATGTTGAAATACTCCGCCGAGAAGTGGAGCTGATTTTTTACAAGAAGCTTGAGAATGTATATCACATGGCTACTTTTTCTTTATGA
- the LOC130799825 gene encoding 2-alkenal reductase (NADP(+)-dependent)-like, whose product MEGIEKVESKECYMAGYARDGLPSSDHLKIRTVTLSLDLDSIPDDHVAIQSLWISVDPYLRSRMTGIAEDGLNVSQFPINQAIGSYGAGKIIRSKSEKYKEGDIVICPEMPIAEYSIVPTKAVAIKVDPAFGVDPVDYLSVLGVPGFAAWIGIEVIGKAKEGENVFISAAAGGVGMVAGQLAKLKGCYVVGSCGSDDKVKLLKEEFGYDEVINYKKEPDLDAALTKYFPNGIDIYFENVGGKTLEAVLNHVNGFARIPLCGMISQYNKVWTEREGVRNLLNMVGKEVHMQGFMLRSYMNRFVDFITEMGGYLKDKKITSKLKINKGIESFPESLASLFTSSNIGKVVIEV is encoded by the exons ATGGAGGGAATTGAGAAGGTAGAAAGCAAGGAATGTTACATGGCAGGTTACGCTAGAGATGGTTTACCATCGTCTGATCATCTTAAGATCAGAACTGTTACTTTATCATTAGATCTTGATTCAATCCCTGATGATCATGTAGCTATTCAGAGCCTTTGGATCTCTGTTGATCCATATCTACGCTCCAGAATGACTGGTATTGCTGAAGATGGTCTTAATGTTTCCCAATTTCCCATCAACCAG GCAATTGGATCATACGGTGCAGGGAAGATAATAAGATCAAAGAGCGAGAAATATAAGGAGGGGGATATAGTGATATGCCCAGAAATGCCAATTGCAGAGTATAGCATTGTACCCACCAAAGCTGTGGCTATCAAGGTTGATCCTGCTTTTGGGGTTGACCCTGTGGATTATCTCTCTGTGCTTG GAGTACCAGGATTTGCGGCATGGATAGGAATTGAAGTAATAGGAAAGgcaaaagagggagaaaatgtgTTTATTTCTGCAGCTGCTGGTGGTGTTGGTATGGTTGCTGGTCAATTAGCTAAACTTAAAGGTTGTTATGTTGTTGGAAGTTGTGGATCTGATGACAAG gTGAAGCTATTGAAAGAGGAATTTGGATATGATGAAGTTATCAATTACAAGAAAGAACCTGATCTTGATGCTGCTTTAAccaa gTACTTCCCAAATGGAATTGACATATACTTCGAGAATGTTGGAGGCAAAACTCTTGAGGCAGTTCTTAATCATGTTAATGGATTTGCACGTATTCCTCTTTGTGGAATGATATCTCAATACAATAAG GTTTGGACAGAAAGGGAAGGAGTGAGGAATCTGTTGAATATGGTAGGAAAAGAAGTTCATATGCAAGGTTTCATGTTACGTTCATATATGAATCGGTTTGTAGACTTTATAACAGAAATGGGTGGTTACTTGAAGGACAAGAAAATAACCTCAAAACTCAAGATCAACAAAGGCATTGAGAGTTTTCCAGAGAGCTTGGCTTCCCTTTTTACAAGTTCAAATATTGGAAAAGTGGTTATTGAAGTTTAA
- the LOC130799770 gene encoding xyloglucan 6-xylosyltransferase 2-like — MLTWCLGQHRVAQIQRTFHKIKVTILCLLLTLVMIRSMLGAGDFGTPETDFHLLQSSFSAATTHHHTRRILEETKENVDNGNSNSYDSFDITKILVDDEPPEKKDPNIPYSLGPKISDWDEQRSNWLKNNPDFPNFIQPNKPRVLLVTGSSPKPCENPVGDHYLLKSIKNKIDYCRIHGIEIFYNLALLDAEMAGFWAKLPLIRKLLLSHPEIEFLWWMDSDAMFTDMVFEVPWERYKDYNMVMHGWNEMVYDQKNWIGLNTGSFLLRNNQWALDLLDTWAPMGPKGKVREEAGKILTRELKGRPVFEADDQSAMVYILATQREQWGDKVYLENHYYLHGYWGILVDRYEEMIENYHPGFGDHRWPLVTHFVGCKPCAKFGDYPIERCLKQMDRAYNFGDNQVLQMYGFSHKSLASRRVVKTRNETSNPLEVKDELGLLHPSFKAVKVQS; from the coding sequence ATGTTAACTTGGTGTTTAGGGCAACATCGTGTTGCCCAGATCCAACGAACATTCCACAAAATTAAAGTAACTATCCTTTGCCTTCTTTTAACCCTTGTAATGATTCGTTCTATGCTTGGTGCTGGTGATTTTGGTACCCCTGAAACAgattttcatcttcttcaatcgtCCTTCTCCGCCGCCACTACCCACCATCATACTCGCCGTATTCTTGAAGAAACTAAAGAAAATGTCGATAATGGTAACTCTAATAGCTATGATTCCTTCGACATTACCAAGATCCTTGTTGATGATGAGCCACCAGAGAAGAAGGATCCTAATATACCCTACAGTTTGGGTCCTAAGATCTCTGATTGGGATGAACAAAGAAGCAATTGGTTGAAAAATAATCCTGATTTCCCTAATTTTATACAACCCAATAAGCCGAGAGTGTTGTTAGTTACGGGTTCATCCCCAAAACCGTGTGAGAATCCTGTCGGTGATCATTACTTGTTGAAATCGATTAAGAATAAGATTGATTATTGTCGGATTCATGGGATTgagattttttataatttagctCTTTTGGATGCGGAAATGGCTGGATTTTGGGCTAAATTGCCTTTGATTAGGAAATTATTGTTATCCCACCCAGAAATTGAGTTTTTATGGTGGATGGATAGTGATGCTATGTTTACTGATATGGTTTTTGAGGTTCCATGGGAGAGGTATAAGGATTATAATATGGTTATGCATGGTTGGAATGAAATGGTTTATGATCAAAAGAATTGGATTGGGTTGAATACTGGTAGTTTTTTGTTGAGGAACAACCAATGGGCATTGGATTTGCTTGATACTTGGGCACCAATGGGTCCTAAAGGGAAAGTTCGAGAAGAAGCAGGGAAGATCTTGACTAGGGAGCTTAAAGGACGGCCCGTTTTCGAGGCTGATGATCAATCTGCAATGGTGTATATATTGGCTACTCAAAGGGAGCAATGGGGTGATAAGGTTTACTTAGAGAATCATTACTATTTACATGGTTATTGGGGGATTTTGGTGGATAGGTATGAGGAAATGATTGAGAATTATCATCCGGGTTTTGGTGATCATCGTTGGCCTTTAGTTACCCATTTTGTGGGGTGTAAACCTTGTGCAAAATTTGGGGATTACCCAATTGAAAGGTGCTTGAAACAAATGGATAGGGCTTATAATTTTGGGGATAATCAAGTTTTGCAAATGTATGGGTTTTCTCATAAGTCTTTGGCTAGTAGAAGGGTAGTCAAAACTAGGAATGAAACTAGTAATCCACTTGAGGTTAAAGATGAACTTGGATTGCTTCATCCATCTTTTAAAGCTGTCAAGGTACAATCTtga